In a genomic window of Helianthus annuus cultivar XRQ/B chromosome 10, HanXRQr2.0-SUNRISE, whole genome shotgun sequence:
- the LOC110882445 gene encoding 36.4 kDa proline-rich protein-like, with translation MPDEPVVPAPDHIPTPPHSPVHLPAEEPILAPVSEGSTDRIRLMRFAPIIPPTDHTNEVGPSGHAHIPPSDMDPYYQQFRSVPQVPVEPLITPKSPPHVMPMTDPYHPSHFPAVTTNDLLLSLQLQVDILFRRVHELQQLADVRPPPPSVHSPPHAPPPSPGLPTIVLRARVLTLEQQIDFLIRRVQELKEEVAHLHSLVLLTPPLIPPPP, from the coding sequence ATGCCAGATGAGCCAGTTGTTCCTGCACCTGATCATATTCCTACTCCACCACATTCTCCAGTTCACTTACCTGCTGAGGAGCCTATTCTGGCCCCTGTTTCAGAGGGATCTACTGACCGTATCCGACTCATGCGCTTCGCACCTATCATACCACCCACAGATCATACCAACGAGGTAGGACCATCCGGACATGCCCACATACCACCCAGTGATATGGACCCATACTATCAGCAGTTTCGCTCAGTCCCACAGGTCCCTGTTGAGCCTCTTATTACACCAAAATCTCCACCCCATGTTATGCCCATGACAGATCCATACCATCCATCGCATTTCCCAGCTGTTACTACCAACGATCTTCTACTGTCTCTACAACTTCAGGTCGACATACTTTTTCGCAGAGTTCATGAGCTTCAGCAGCTTGCTGACGTCAGACCTCCACCACCATCAGTTCATTCACCACCACAtgctccaccaccatcacctggTTTACCCACCATTGTCTTACGTGCTCGTGTACTGACGCTCGAGCAGCAGATAGACTTCCTTATCCGTCGAGTACAGGAACTCAAGGAGGAGGTTGCACACCTTCACAGTTTGGTACTTCTGACTCCACCACTTATCCCCCCTCCACCATAG